One genomic segment of Ricinus communis isolate WT05 ecotype wild-type chromosome 5, ASM1957865v1, whole genome shotgun sequence includes these proteins:
- the LOC107261229 gene encoding probable receptor-like protein kinase At4g10390: MGCLPRFFRLKPITRRPISQVGVVVAARDDIGFHVKEKDFDDDCCEKKYSWNDIERLTMNFARVVGSGGFSTVFLARLPSLTLGAVKIHGNSDHLNRLFKQELDILLQLRHDNIVKLLGHCDDQDRGALVLEYVPNGSLQDKLHGAATEILSWKRRMAIAFQLAQALEYLHDKCTLQIVHGDIKASNILLDEHLNCKLCDFGSAKMGFSSMVMPSSRTKQVMMGSPGYTDPHYLRTGMASKKNDIYSYGVIILELVTGMEAFCEERGQLLTSMMGPMLRNARDCEATKMAEMVDPRLAGDFDLKEARAMLSLSALCLGQSPVLRPSAAQILQEIRQNVRLPCFPPSEFQN, from the exons ATGGGCTGCCTACCCAGGTTCTTCAGACTCAAACCGATCACGCGTAGACCCATCAGCCAAGTTGGTGTCGTCGTTGCCGCTAGAGATGATATTGGATTTCATGTAAAGGAAAAGGATTTTGATGATGATTGTTGTGAAAAGAAATACAGCTGGAACGATATAGAGAGACTGACCATGAATTTCGCTCGGGTGGTCGGATCAGGAGGGTTTAGCACAGTGTTTTTGGCTCGCTTGCCCAGTTTGACTCTCGGAGCAGTCAAGATCCACGGAAATAGCGACCATCTCAATCGACTCTTTAAGCAGGAACTAGACATCCTACTCCAACTTCGCCATGACAACATTGTGAAGCTTCTAGGCCACTGCGACGATCAAG ACAGAGGCGCCCTCGTGTTGGAGTATGTTCCCAACGGAAGTTTGCAGGATAAGCTCCATGGTGCAGCAACTGAAATTCTTTCATGGAAGAGGCGGATGGCCATAGCCTTTCAGCTTGCCCAGGCTCTAGAGTATCTACATGACAAATGCACCCTGCAAATAGTACATGGAGACATTAAAGCTTCCAACATCTTACTGGACGAGCATCTCAACTGTAAGCTTTGCGATTTTGGTTCTGCAAAGATGGGATTTTCTTCTATGGTAATGCCTTCCTCGAGAACGAAGCAAGTGATGATGGGTTCTCCTGGTTACACTGATCCCCACTATCTGAGGACAGGAATGGCATCAAAGAAGAACGATATTTACAGCTACGGAGTCATCATTTTGGAACTGGTGACGGGAATGGAGGCATTCTGTGAAGAGAGGGGCCAGCTATTGACATCCATGATGGGACCCATGCTAAGGAATGCCCGTGACTGTGAAGCGACGAAGATGGCAGAAATGGTGGATCCAAGATTAGCAGGTGACTTTGACCTAAAGGAAGCGAGGGCCATGCTTTCCCTCTCCGCGCTTTGCCTTGGGCAGTCCCCAGTTCTAAGGCCTTCAGCTGCCCAAATCTTACAAGAAATTAGGCAGAATGTACGACTTCCATGTTTTCCTCCTTCGGAATTTCAGAATTAA
- the LOC8278499 gene encoding protein FATTY ACID EXPORT 4, chloroplastic, with amino-acid sequence MATACCLLVIPFPGAKLTAVNEYELVRRRKDVSLYGGRYPFPRERNGNRSNIKTQSPSGSCKCQLIDLAPATSATYGALLLAGGLFAFNKSRSKGSLFGGLTGATLMAASVFLCVGGNGFQMQAYFLMQREETKAVGDALGFGSAFLFSSVFGIRLVGSRKLIPAGPLLGLSICALAVFMSSYFQDSL; translated from the exons ATGGCCACGGCATGTTGTTTGTTGGTGATTCCATTTCCAGGAGCAAAATTGACGGCAGTGAACGAGTATGAGCTGGTCAGAAGAAGGAAGGATGTAAGTTTGTACGGCGGAAGATATCCTTTTCCAAGGGAAAGGAATGGAAATAGATCCAATATAAAAACCCAGTCACCAAGTGGTTCCTGCAAATGTCAGCTGATAGATCTCGCCCCTGCAACCTCTGCTACCTACGGGGCCCTGCTCCTCGCCGGCGGTCTCTTCGCct TTAACAAGTCAAGAAGCAAGGGCTCGCTGTTTGGGGGATTGACAGGAGCTACACTTATGGCTGCG TCTGTTTTTCTTTGTGTTGGTGGTAATGGTTTTCAAATGCAG GCTTACTTTTTGATGCAACGAGAAGAAACAAAAGCTGTTGGTGATGCCCTTGGCTTTGGATCCGCTTTCCTCTTCTCTTCTGTATTTG GTATACGATTGGTGGGTAGTCGAAAGCTGATTCCTGCAGGTCCTTTGTTAGGTTTATCTATCTGTGCCTTGGCTGTGTTTATGTCGTCCTACTTTCAAGATAGTCTCTGA